A portion of the Acidobacteriaceae bacterium genome contains these proteins:
- the fusA gene encoding elongation factor G: MARTIPLQKCRNIGIMAHIDAGKTTTTERILFYTGVNHRIGEVHEGTATMDWMEQEQERGITITSAATTCTWNGIRINIIDTPGHVDFTAEVERSLRVLDGAVACFDAVAGVQPQSETVWRQADKYKVPRVCFINKMDKAGADAVYATSTIVDRLGARAVPINIQIGAEAKFLGVVDLVKMKAIFWHDETMGAEYSVEEIPADLLEKAKTARNFLIEAVADSDDALMNHFLEGTEPSEAELKAAIRKATIGMHIFPVLCGSSFKNKGVQTLLDAVVDYLPSPLDIPPMIGHNPDNMEEEIIRNANDEEPLSALGFKIMTDPFVGQLIFIRIYSGVLRTGDTTLNPRTGKTERIGRLLKMHANKREEITEIMAGDICAAVGLKNLVTGDTICSTKDPVVLESIDFPKPVIEVAVEPKTKADQEKMGIALAKLAQEDPTFNVRTDTTNGQTIIAGMGELHLEIIVDRMMREYKVEANVGKPQVNYRETIRGNGEAEGKYIRQTGGSGNYGHAKIRISPNEPGKGYEFSNDTKGGTIPKEYIKPIDQGIQEAMSGGVLAGYEMVDIKVSLYDGSYHDVDSNEMAFKIAGSMAFKEAARKAKPVLLEPVMAVEVTVPEDFMGTIIGDLNSRRGRIEGMEMVGNTQAIRATVPLSTMFGYATHMRGATQGRANYSMQFKQYEEAPRSVSEEVIAKVQGKDK, from the coding sequence GTGGCACGCACGATTCCTCTTCAAAAATGTCGCAACATTGGCATCATGGCGCACATCGACGCCGGCAAGACGACGACGACGGAGCGCATCCTGTTCTACACAGGTGTCAACCACCGCATCGGCGAAGTGCATGAAGGCACTGCGACCATGGACTGGATGGAACAGGAGCAGGAGCGCGGTATCACCATCACCTCCGCTGCTACCACCTGCACCTGGAATGGCATCCGCATCAACATTATCGACACCCCCGGCCACGTGGATTTCACGGCCGAAGTAGAGCGTTCGCTGCGCGTCCTCGACGGCGCAGTCGCCTGCTTTGACGCTGTTGCCGGTGTGCAGCCGCAGTCGGAGACGGTGTGGCGTCAGGCTGACAAGTACAAGGTTCCTCGCGTTTGCTTCATCAATAAGATGGACAAGGCCGGTGCGGATGCTGTGTACGCAACCTCGACGATCGTCGACCGTCTCGGCGCTCGCGCTGTGCCGATCAACATCCAGATTGGTGCAGAGGCGAAGTTCCTTGGCGTGGTCGATCTCGTCAAGATGAAGGCGATTTTCTGGCACGACGAGACCATGGGCGCCGAGTACTCGGTGGAAGAGATTCCTGCCGACCTGCTCGAGAAGGCCAAGACGGCTCGCAACTTCCTGATTGAAGCTGTTGCTGATTCGGACGACGCGCTGATGAACCACTTCCTCGAAGGCACCGAGCCGAGCGAAGCCGAACTGAAGGCTGCGATCCGTAAGGCGACCATCGGAATGCACATCTTCCCGGTTCTCTGCGGTTCTTCGTTCAAGAACAAGGGTGTTCAGACACTGCTCGACGCAGTGGTTGACTACCTGCCGAGCCCGCTGGACATTCCTCCCATGATCGGTCACAACCCCGACAACATGGAAGAAGAGATCATCCGCAACGCGAACGACGAAGAGCCGTTGTCGGCACTTGGTTTCAAGATCATGACGGATCCGTTCGTCGGTCAGCTGATCTTCATCCGTATCTACTCGGGCGTTCTGCGCACGGGCGATACGACGCTGAACCCGCGTACCGGCAAGACCGAGCGCATCGGCCGTCTGTTGAAGATGCACGCCAACAAGCGCGAAGAAATCACAGAGATCATGGCCGGCGATATCTGCGCGGCTGTGGGTCTGAAGAACCTCGTGACGGGCGACACCATCTGCTCGACGAAGGACCCGGTTGTTCTCGAGTCGATCGACTTCCCGAAGCCTGTTATCGAGGTTGCGGTAGAGCCGAAGACGAAGGCCGACCAGGAAAAGATGGGCATCGCTCTCGCCAAGCTGGCGCAGGAAGATCCCACCTTCAACGTGCGTACGGATACGACGAATGGTCAGACGATCATCGCCGGCATGGGCGAGCTTCACCTGGAAATCATCGTGGATCGTATGATGCGCGAGTACAAGGTGGAAGCAAACGTTGGTAAGCCTCAGGTGAACTACCGCGAGACGATCCGCGGCAACGGCGAAGCGGAAGGCAAGTACATCCGCCAGACCGGTGGTTCGGGTAACTACGGCCACGCCAAGATCCGCATCTCGCCGAACGAGCCTGGTAAGGGCTACGAGTTCTCGAACGACACCAAGGGCGGCACGATTCCCAAGGAGTACATCAAGCCGATCGACCAGGGCATCCAGGAAGCGATGTCGGGCGGCGTGCTGGCAGGCTACGAGATGGTCGACATCAAGGTGTCGCTCTATGACGGCAGCTACCACGATGTCGATTCCAACGAAATGGCGTTCAAGATTGCCGGTTCGATGGCGTTCAAGGAAGCTGCTCGCAAGGCGAAGCCTGTACTTCTGGAGCCGGTGATGGCTGTTGAAGTGACTGTTCCCGAAGACTTCATGGGCACGATCATCGGCGATCTGAACTCGCGTCGTGGTCGCATCGAAGGCATGGAAATGGTCGGCAACACGCAGGCCATCCGCGCAACGGTGCCGTTGTCCACGATGTTCGGTTATGCCACGCACATGCGTGGTGCGACCCAGGGCCGTGCGAACTACTCGATGCAGTTCAAGCAGTACGAGGAAGCTCCGCGCTCGGTGTCGGAAGAAGTTATCGCAAAGGTTCAGGGCAAGGACAAGTAA
- the tuf gene encoding elongation factor Tu, producing MAKEKFDRSKPHVNVGTIGHIDHGKTTLTAAITKVLSKHNPKNAFKSFDQIDNAPEERERGITISTSHVEYETANRHYAHVDCPGHADYIKNMITGAAQMDGAILVVAATDGPMPQTKEHVLLARQVGVPYIVVFLNKCDAVEDEELIDLVEMEVRELLSKYEFPGDDVPVVRGSALGALNGEAQWEAKIDELMQAVDDNVPQPDRLVDLPFLMPIEDIFSISGRGTVVTGRIERGKIKVGEAAQIVGFRDTQATTVTGVEMFKKQLDEGLAGDNAGLLLRGTAKDDVERGMVLAKPGSITPHTVFTGEVYVLSKEEGGRHTPFFNGYRPQFYFRTTDVTGSAKLPEGTEMVMPGDNISLEITLHTPVAMEKGLRFAIREGGRTVGAGAISEIIK from the coding sequence ATGGCGAAGGAAAAATTTGACCGTAGCAAACCGCACGTAAACGTAGGCACGATCGGTCACATCGATCACGGCAAGACGACGTTGACTGCGGCGATTACGAAGGTGTTGTCGAAGCACAACCCGAAGAACGCGTTCAAGTCGTTCGATCAGATCGATAACGCACCGGAAGAGCGCGAGCGCGGTATCACGATCTCGACGTCTCACGTGGAGTATGAGACGGCGAACCGTCACTATGCACACGTTGATTGCCCGGGCCACGCGGATTACATCAAGAACATGATCACGGGCGCAGCGCAGATGGACGGCGCGATCCTCGTGGTTGCAGCGACCGACGGCCCGATGCCCCAGACGAAGGAGCACGTTCTGCTCGCTCGTCAGGTAGGCGTACCGTACATCGTTGTGTTCCTGAACAAGTGCGATGCGGTGGAAGACGAAGAACTGATCGACCTGGTCGAGATGGAAGTTCGTGAGCTTCTGTCGAAGTACGAGTTCCCGGGCGACGACGTTCCCGTGGTTCGTGGTTCGGCCCTGGGCGCGCTGAACGGCGAAGCACAGTGGGAAGCGAAGATCGACGAGCTGATGCAGGCAGTGGACGACAACGTTCCCCAGCCTGACCGTCTTGTCGACCTGCCGTTCCTGATGCCGATCGAAGATATCTTCTCGATCTCGGGTCGTGGCACGGTGGTCACGGGTCGTATCGAGCGCGGCAAGATCAAGGTTGGCGAAGCGGCACAGATCGTCGGCTTCCGCGACACGCAGGCGACGACGGTTACCGGCGTTGAGATGTTCAAGAAGCAGCTTGACGAAGGTCTTGCCGGCGACAACGCAGGTCTGCTGCTCCGCGGCACGGCGAAGGACGACGTTGAGCGCGGCATGGTTCTTGCCAAGCCGGGTTCGATCACTCCTCACACGGTGTTCACGGGCGAAGTGTACGTGTTGTCGAAGGAAGAAGGCGGTCGTCACACCCCGTTCTTCAACGGCTACCGTCCCCAGTTCTACTTCCGCACTACGGACGTGACGGGATCGGCGAAGCTGCCGGAAGGTACGGAGATGGTGATGCCTGGCGATAACATCTCGCTGGAGATCACGCTTCACACGCCGGTTGCGATGGAAAAGGGTCTGCGTTTCGCTATCCGTGAGGGTGGCCGCACCGTTGGTGCAGGCGCGATCTCGGAAATCATCAAGTAA
- the rpsL gene encoding 30S ribosomal protein S12 yields MPTFHQLVKQGRTPTRYKTASPALQGSPQRRGVCTRVYTQTPKKPNSALRKVARVRLTNGIEVTTYIPGIGHNLQEHSIVLIRGGRVKDLPGVRYHVVRGTLDSVGVANRKQSRSKYGAKRPKATAK; encoded by the coding sequence GTGCCTACATTTCATCAGCTCGTAAAGCAGGGCCGTACCCCGACCCGTTACAAGACCGCCTCGCCTGCCCTGCAGGGTTCGCCCCAGCGCCGTGGCGTTTGCACCCGCGTCTACACCCAGACGCCGAAGAAGCCGAACTCGGCTCTCCGTAAGGTTGCTCGTGTACGCCTGACCAACGGCATCGAAGTCACCACCTACATCCCGGGCATCGGCCACAACCTGCAGGAGCACTCGATTGTGCTCATCCGCGGCGGCCGTGTGAAGGATTTGCCGGGTGTTCGTTACCACGTCGTGCGCGGCACGCTGGATTCGGTAGGCGTTGCCAACCGTAAGCAGAGCCGCTCGAAGTACGGCGCAAAGCGTCCGAAGGCGACTGCCAAGTAA
- the rpsG gene encoding 30S ribosomal protein S7 produces MPRKGHIAKREVAADPIYQSTLVTKFVNNMMWGGKKSTAQKIFYEAMTNLEQKGGDEALKLFKKAVENVKPMLEVKSRRVGGANYQVPIEVNPERRTSLAIRWIISYGRARGEKGMVDKLTAELLDAANGRGAAMKKKEDVHRMAEANKAFAHYRW; encoded by the coding sequence ATGCCGAGAAAAGGTCATATTGCAAAGCGCGAAGTGGCGGCTGATCCGATTTACCAGTCGACCCTCGTAACGAAGTTTGTCAACAACATGATGTGGGGCGGCAAGAAGTCGACCGCACAGAAGATCTTCTACGAGGCGATGACGAACCTCGAGCAGAAGGGTGGCGACGAAGCCCTCAAGCTCTTCAAGAAGGCTGTTGAGAACGTCAAGCCGATGTTGGAAGTGAAGTCCCGTCGTGTTGGTGGTGCGAACTACCAGGTGCCGATCGAAGTGAACCCGGAGCGCCGCACCTCGCTGGCGATCCGCTGGATTATCTCCTACGGTCGCGCTCGCGGCGAAAAGGGCATGGTTGACAAGCTCACCGCTGAGCTGCTCGACGCAGCAAACGGCCGTGGCGCCGCGATGAAGAAGAAGGAAGACGTTCATCGTATGGCAGAAGCCAACAAGGCCTTCGCTCACTATCGCTGGTAA
- a CDS encoding S9 family peptidase has translation MRISLFSAAIFALAPALTFAQSHTPKSPALRTPGAVAISPDGSTVAYTIRSKEGSQLHLLPMPSADMSKEKIVVPSDQTNCSNTSPVWSPDSKTLAYTSTCTGKEAKPGQEQIFLYTPADGKSRQLTHITGNLEQAAWSPDGKKIAFLFVENATRSAGALDAMKPFAGVIGEDNIEIQGVYGVDTASGKGEWLVPASRAMYTYEFSWAPDSKTLATVSAKAPGENNWWVAKLFAVRNGKDELLLDPVTAPGALHGLQIAVPRWSPDGKKIALIGGLMSDQGSTGGDIYVLDAKPGSTPVDITPDIDGTPTYEAWVSDHTIGFTEDHRGHILIPSYDTNTHALVPGSATDLGEVSVGGGPIKNAISFSNNGIFAFVESGINKAPEIWGGEPDKLHPLTHFNAGATPDRKTISVEWVSDGFHVQGWLTFPANFDEHKKYGILTEVHGGPSASIGSRWSMSGTLPKSYFIFQPNPRGSFGQGEAFTQANRKDFGYGDLRDILTGLDKLEHDLPSVDKNREGILGWSYGGYMTMFAVTQTPRFKAAMAGAGVANWQSYYGENQISEWMIPFFGASVYDDPAVYAKSSPITFIKNVVTPTLVIVGDRDGECPAPQSFEFWSALKARGVITQLVVYPNEGHGFRDPAHIRDRSQRIEKWFDDNMK, from the coding sequence ATGAGAATTTCCCTCTTTTCGGCCGCCATTTTCGCTCTCGCGCCCGCGCTGACCTTCGCTCAAAGCCACACGCCTAAATCCCCCGCGCTGCGCACCCCGGGTGCCGTAGCGATTTCGCCGGACGGCAGCACCGTGGCGTACACCATACGCAGCAAAGAGGGCTCTCAACTCCATCTGCTCCCCATGCCTTCGGCAGATATGAGCAAGGAAAAGATCGTCGTCCCCTCTGACCAGACGAACTGCTCGAACACTTCGCCGGTCTGGTCGCCGGACTCGAAGACCCTCGCCTACACCTCGACCTGCACCGGCAAAGAAGCCAAGCCCGGCCAGGAGCAGATCTTCCTCTACACTCCGGCCGACGGCAAGAGCCGCCAGTTGACGCACATCACCGGCAACCTGGAGCAGGCCGCCTGGTCCCCCGACGGCAAGAAGATCGCCTTCCTCTTCGTCGAGAACGCCACCCGCTCGGCCGGTGCACTCGATGCCATGAAGCCCTTCGCCGGCGTCATCGGCGAGGACAATATCGAAATTCAGGGCGTCTACGGCGTAGATACCGCCAGCGGCAAGGGCGAGTGGCTCGTTCCGGCCTCGCGCGCCATGTACACCTACGAGTTCTCCTGGGCTCCTGACTCGAAGACCCTCGCCACCGTCAGCGCCAAGGCTCCCGGCGAGAACAACTGGTGGGTGGCCAAGCTCTTCGCCGTCAGGAACGGCAAGGACGAACTCCTCCTCGACCCCGTCACCGCCCCCGGCGCGCTCCACGGCCTGCAGATCGCCGTCCCGCGGTGGTCACCTGACGGCAAGAAGATCGCTCTTATCGGCGGCCTGATGAGCGATCAGGGCTCCACCGGCGGCGACATCTACGTCCTCGACGCCAAGCCTGGCTCTACCCCTGTCGACATCACACCCGACATCGACGGCACCCCCACCTACGAGGCCTGGGTAAGCGACCACACCATCGGCTTCACCGAAGATCACCGCGGCCACATCCTCATCCCCTCTTACGACACCAACACCCACGCGCTCGTTCCCGGCAGCGCAACCGATCTGGGCGAGGTCTCCGTCGGCGGCGGTCCGATCAAGAACGCCATCTCCTTCTCCAACAACGGCATCTTCGCCTTCGTCGAATCCGGCATCAACAAAGCGCCGGAGATCTGGGGTGGGGAGCCTGATAAGCTCCATCCGCTGACACACTTCAACGCAGGCGCAACACCCGACCGCAAGACCATCTCGGTCGAGTGGGTCTCCGACGGCTTCCACGTACAGGGCTGGCTCACCTTCCCTGCCAACTTCGACGAGCACAAGAAGTACGGCATCCTCACCGAGGTCCACGGCGGCCCGTCGGCCTCCATCGGTTCGCGCTGGTCCATGAGCGGAACGCTGCCGAAGAGCTACTTCATCTTCCAGCCCAACCCGCGCGGCTCCTTCGGCCAGGGCGAGGCCTTCACCCAGGCCAACCGCAAGGACTTCGGCTACGGCGATCTCCGCGACATCCTCACCGGCCTCGACAAACTCGAGCACGACCTCCCCTCCGTCGACAAGAACCGCGAAGGCATCCTCGGTTGGAGCTATGGCGGCTACATGACGATGTTTGCCGTCACCCAGACACCGCGCTTCAAGGCCGCCATGGCTGGAGCAGGCGTCGCCAACTGGCAGAGCTACTACGGCGAGAACCAGATCTCCGAATGGATGATCCCGTTCTTCGGCGCAAGCGTCTATGACGATCCTGCCGTCTACGCCAAGTCCTCCCCCATCACCTTCATCAAGAACGTCGTCACCCCGACACTCGTGATCGTGGGCGACCGCGACGGCGAGTGCCCTGCCCCGCAGAGCTTCGAGTTCTGGAGCGCGCTCAAGGCCCGCGGCGTAATAACACAACTCGTCGTTTACCCCAACGAAGGCCATGGCTTCCGCGATCCCGCGCACATCCGCGATCGCAGCCAACGAATTGAGAAGTGGTTTGACGACAACATGAAGTAG